One window of Paenibacillus albicereus genomic DNA carries:
- a CDS encoding sensor histidine kinase: MSAVDAKAASLGGRLKAGAAAVARRIGLGGIFAKLLLISLSTLAVTFLVYNLVSSQLVGRDMLDRRQGLEGAELRRTITLLETAARDGWSDDSIRSALQLVVPPQMKSILIIERSGRYMQIGQVPLPVSDIRQLIASAGIGRSAEARTETVESDSGTFIVSSQYVPSLNRYVVSLSTGFQREFRRVQNLNALAVGIAIAVSVLVSWGFSRYMTRRIRRMSLGAEQFAKGRFETKIADRSADELGQLAGSLNRMADDLGALEQMRRDFLANVSHDLRSPLTSIHGYVEAILDGTVPQGKADRYLRITQDQTVRLMKLVSDLLDMSQIEAGQFDVVPSEFDLAEMIRLLLSRMESTFRHHSVRYEIDGLPAEVRVVGDPHRLEQVMVNLLQNAMAFSPPGSTVHVTLERGPDSACVTVRDEGIGMSAEQASRIWDRFYKSDEARGGRGGTGIGLSIVKHILDAHGSRIEVRSEPGRGSAFRFCLAWADAAAPDEDSESRTRPEET; encoded by the coding sequence ATGAGCGCGGTCGACGCCAAGGCGGCGAGCTTGGGCGGGAGGCTCAAGGCCGGGGCCGCCGCTGTCGCTCGGCGTATCGGGCTCGGCGGCATTTTCGCCAAGCTGCTGCTCATTTCGCTCTCGACGCTGGCGGTCACGTTCCTCGTCTACAATCTCGTCTCGTCGCAGCTCGTCGGCCGCGACATGCTCGACCGGAGGCAAGGGCTCGAAGGAGCCGAGCTGCGCCGTACGATTACGCTGCTGGAGACGGCCGCCCGGGACGGCTGGAGCGACGACTCGATCCGGTCTGCGCTCCAGCTCGTCGTCCCGCCGCAGATGAAGAGCATCCTCATCATCGAGCGCAGCGGACGCTACATGCAGATCGGGCAGGTGCCGCTGCCGGTGTCGGACATCCGCCAGCTGATCGCCTCGGCGGGCATCGGCCGGAGCGCGGAGGCCCGCACCGAGACGGTCGAGAGCGACTCGGGCACGTTCATCGTCAGCTCCCAGTATGTGCCTTCGCTCAATCGCTACGTCGTCTCGCTGTCGACCGGCTTCCAGCGCGAATTCCGGCGCGTGCAGAATCTGAACGCCCTCGCCGTCGGCATCGCCATCGCCGTGTCGGTGCTCGTCTCGTGGGGATTCTCTCGCTACATGACGCGTCGCATCCGGCGGATGAGCCTCGGCGCGGAGCAGTTCGCCAAAGGGCGCTTCGAGACGAAGATCGCCGACCGCTCCGCCGACGAGCTCGGGCAGCTGGCCGGCTCGCTGAACCGGATGGCCGACGACCTCGGGGCGCTGGAGCAGATGCGGCGGGACTTTCTGGCCAATGTCTCCCATGATCTGCGCTCGCCGCTCACGTCGATCCACGGCTATGTCGAGGCGATCCTCGACGGCACCGTTCCGCAAGGGAAGGCGGACCGCTACCTGCGCATCACGCAGGACCAGACGGTACGCCTCATGAAGCTCGTCAGCGATCTCTTGGACATGTCCCAAATCGAAGCCGGCCAGTTCGACGTCGTGCCGTCCGAGTTCGATCTCGCGGAAATGATCCGCCTGCTGCTCTCGCGCATGGAGTCGACGTTCCGCCATCACAGCGTCCGGTACGAGATCGACGGGCTGCCGGCCGAGGTGCGCGTCGTCGGCGACCCGCACCGGCTGGAGCAGGTGATGGTCAACCTGCTGCAGAATGCGATGGCGTTCTCGCCTCCGGGCTCGACCGTCCATGTCACGCTCGAGCGCGGGCCGGACAGCGCCTGCGTCACGGTGCGGGACGAGGGCATCGGCATGAGCGCGGAGCAGGCGAGCCGCATCTGGGACCGCTTCTACAAAAGCGACGAAGCCCGTGGCGGGCGAGGCGGCACGGGCATCGGCCTGTCGATCGTCAAGCATATCCTCGACGCTCACGGCTCGCGCATCGAGGTGCGGAGCGAACCGGGCCGTGGCAGCGCGTTCCGATTCTGCCTCGCTTGGGCGGATGCGGCCGCTCCCGACGAAGACAGCGAGAGCCGAACCCGTCCGGAGGAAACCTAA
- a CDS encoding response regulator transcription factor, whose translation MKSPSILLIEDDPLITGLLELYLDRYGFRFAVAHDGASGLALFYDRIPDLVVLDVMLPGRDGWSVCEEIRGASKVPIIFLTGKGEGYDKLKGFSLGADDYLVKPFDPKELIARIRAVLKRSHPTLYKDSAEFPDLVVDATEYRVLVRGKDAGCAPKEVELLYCLASRPGKVFSRDELLQAVWGMDYFGDSNTVDVHVKRIRDRIGEHPAWRIGTVRGVGYRFETGAS comes from the coding sequence ATGAAATCCCCGTCGATCCTGCTCATCGAGGACGATCCGCTCATTACCGGCCTGCTTGAGCTTTATCTGGATCGGTACGGCTTCCGCTTCGCGGTCGCGCATGACGGCGCGTCGGGCCTCGCCCTGTTCTACGACCGGATTCCCGATCTGGTCGTGCTTGACGTCATGCTGCCCGGCCGGGACGGCTGGAGCGTCTGCGAGGAGATCCGAGGCGCGAGCAAGGTGCCGATCATCTTTCTCACCGGCAAAGGCGAGGGCTACGACAAGCTGAAAGGCTTCTCCCTCGGGGCCGACGACTATCTGGTCAAGCCGTTCGATCCGAAGGAGCTCATCGCGCGCATCCGCGCGGTGCTGAAGCGGTCGCATCCGACGCTGTACAAGGACAGCGCCGAATTTCCCGATCTGGTCGTCGACGCGACCGAGTACCGGGTGCTTGTCCGCGGCAAGGACGCCGGCTGCGCGCCGAAGGAGGTCGAGCTGCTGTATTGCCTCGCCTCTCGCCCGGGCAAAGTGTTTTCGCGGGACGAGCTGCTGCAGGCGGTGTGGGGAATGGACTACTTCGGCGATTCCAACACGGTCGACGTGCATGTCAAGCGGATCCGCGACCGCATCGGAGAGCATCCCGCCTGGCGGATCGGAACGGTGCGCGGCGTCGGCTACCGCTTCGAGACCGGGGCGTCATGA
- a CDS encoding ABC transporter permease produces the protein MKLSQGIRMAWSSILANKLRTSLSMLGILIGVATVISLVAMGQGSANEVSAQLQGLGTNMLSVNVTGRGSSTTLTLPQAEKLGDGIDGIEGLSPTVSASASARYGSVQTESSVTVEGVTPDYEDVQDFHPQEGRFIAPLDLEAYSKVALLGIDTAEELFGPGVSPIGETILLSGVKVKVVGLLEPKGTSLGASNDEKILLPITTAQRLFQSEGVRTVAVKAASEERMDAVTAALEAKLSDVFRGNTNSYRITNSEELKETATSVSKTMSTMMAGVAAISLLVGGIGIMNIMLVSVTERTREIGIRKALGARKRDVLFQFLVEAASISSLGGALGIAAAFGAAAILQRTGTATQIESDIVLYAFAFSALVGVAFGLFPANKAASLKPVDALRHD, from the coding sequence GTGAAGCTTTCGCAAGGCATCCGCATGGCCTGGAGCAGCATTCTCGCTAACAAGCTCCGCACGTCGCTGTCGATGCTCGGCATCCTCATCGGCGTCGCGACCGTCATCTCGCTCGTGGCGATGGGGCAAGGCTCGGCCAATGAGGTGAGCGCGCAGCTGCAAGGGCTCGGCACGAACATGCTGTCGGTGAACGTCACCGGACGCGGCAGCAGCACGACGCTCACGCTGCCGCAGGCGGAGAAGCTCGGCGACGGAATCGACGGAATCGAAGGCTTGTCGCCGACGGTCAGCGCAAGCGCGTCCGCGCGCTACGGCAGCGTTCAGACGGAGTCGTCCGTCACCGTCGAGGGCGTGACGCCCGATTACGAGGACGTGCAGGACTTTCACCCGCAGGAGGGCCGGTTCATCGCGCCGCTCGACCTGGAGGCCTACAGCAAGGTGGCGCTGCTCGGCATCGATACGGCGGAGGAGCTGTTCGGCCCCGGCGTCAGTCCGATCGGCGAGACGATCCTGCTCAGCGGCGTGAAGGTCAAGGTCGTCGGCCTGCTGGAGCCGAAGGGCACCTCGCTCGGCGCGTCCAACGACGAGAAGATCCTCCTTCCGATCACGACGGCGCAGCGGCTGTTCCAGTCGGAGGGCGTGCGGACCGTCGCGGTCAAGGCGGCCTCGGAGGAAAGGATGGACGCGGTGACGGCGGCGCTGGAGGCGAAGCTGTCGGATGTATTCCGGGGCAATACGAACAGCTATCGCATCACCAACTCGGAGGAGCTGAAGGAGACCGCTACGTCCGTGTCGAAAACGATGTCCACGATGATGGCCGGCGTGGCCGCCATCTCCCTGCTCGTCGGGGGCATCGGCATCATGAACATCATGCTCGTGTCCGTCACCGAGCGCACGCGCGAGATCGGCATCCGCAAAGCTCTCGGCGCGCGCAAGCGGGACGTGCTGTTCCAGTTCCTCGTCGAAGCCGCTTCGATCAGCAGCCTCGGCGGGGCGCTCGGCATCGCGGCGGCGTTCGGCGCAGCCGCCATCCTGCAGCGGACCGGCACGGCGACGCAGATCGAATCCGACATCGTGCTGTATGCGTTCGCTTTTTCCGCGCTAGTCGGCGTCGCGTTCGGCCTGTTCCCCGCCAACAAGGCGGCCTCGCTCAAGCCGGTCGACGCGCTGCGCCATGACTGA
- a CDS encoding ABC transporter ATP-binding protein: MRRGPALGTPTAALGEAPLISIRDVRKSYRMAGEEVPILNGVDLEVMAGDFLAIIGPSGSGKSTLMNVIGCLDAPTSGSYVLDGQEVGGLSENRLAEVRNRGIGFIFQSFHLLPRLTARENVELPLVYRGLSGKERREAAEAALAKVGLADRMDHRPNQLSGGQMQRVAIARALVGHPPILLADEPTGALDTKTGAEVLGLVQELNRQGHTIVLITHDLDVAAKAGRIAFMKDGLLTEEGGDAREAFARHPHGLEQHSR, from the coding sequence ATGCGGCGCGGGCCAGCTCTCGGCACGCCGACCGCAGCCTTGGGGGAAGCTCCGCTCATCTCCATCCGCGACGTGCGTAAAAGCTACCGGATGGCCGGCGAGGAGGTGCCGATCCTGAATGGAGTCGATCTGGAAGTGATGGCGGGCGATTTCCTCGCGATCATCGGTCCATCCGGCTCCGGCAAATCGACGCTCATGAACGTCATCGGCTGCCTCGACGCGCCGACGTCCGGCAGCTATGTGCTGGACGGCCAGGAGGTCGGAGGCTTGAGCGAGAATCGGCTGGCGGAGGTGCGCAATCGGGGCATCGGCTTCATTTTCCAGAGCTTCCACCTGCTTCCCCGCCTGACGGCCCGCGAAAACGTGGAGCTGCCTCTCGTCTACCGAGGGCTGTCCGGCAAGGAAAGGCGGGAAGCGGCCGAGGCGGCGCTGGCCAAGGTCGGCCTCGCCGATCGGATGGACCACCGTCCGAACCAGCTGTCCGGCGGCCAGATGCAGCGGGTGGCGATCGCGAGGGCGCTGGTCGGCCATCCGCCGATCCTGCTCGCCGACGAGCCGACCGGCGCGCTCGACACGAAGACCGGCGCCGAGGTGCTCGGCCTCGTGCAGGAGCTGAACCGCCAAGGCCATACGATCGTGCTCATCACGCACGATCTGGACGTCGCGGCCAAGGCCGGGCGCATCGCCTTCATGAAGGACGGCCTGCTGACCGAGGAAGGAGGAGACGCTCGTGAAGCTTTCGCAAGGCATCCGCATGGCCTGGAGCAGCATTCTCGCTAA
- a CDS encoding efflux RND transporter periplasmic adaptor subunit, whose amino-acid sequence MRKWILMLGVLILAGSGYAYYAYRSQDEAPAAAAATARTVQATQGGIESSVSGSGTVAAAEATAVRSIRQGVVEEVLVKEGDEVKAGQTLLTLEKKDNALAIRQKQLEQEKQELSLQQLKRQYWQESDEDKQDELMLQIDSAKLSLEQLEAEIADLREEQNAASKVVAPAAGTVTAVAVEAGQELNGSVEAVTLTDYSELSFTMNADELDVPKLKAGQTAEIVLNALPDETFEGEIAEIAREGTSSNGVASYPVTIRLSRLDGVLAGMSGSVKIVTESAEDAVLVPVDAVVTMAGKSYVRVPASGAEAAAAGSADAPAADGASGQGPGQRQGQRGERPAGSGEGMPGTEAAAQAGTAGQPEAAGQAGAAIQPGAEGQPEAAGQPGASAGQSGSSRASRMALGGQLKEVEVGLVSEDYAQIVSGLSVGDSVLVPLPTGTVGGSTGSSSTQGGFRFGDGAGSFGGVMPGGMGGGGGGFGGGMSGGRS is encoded by the coding sequence GTGAGAAAATGGATTCTGATGCTCGGAGTGCTGATCCTGGCGGGGAGCGGGTATGCGTATTACGCCTATCGTTCCCAGGATGAGGCTCCGGCAGCGGCAGCGGCGACGGCTCGGACCGTGCAGGCGACGCAAGGCGGCATCGAGTCGAGCGTATCCGGCAGCGGCACGGTGGCCGCGGCGGAAGCGACGGCCGTACGGAGCATCCGTCAGGGCGTCGTCGAGGAGGTGCTCGTCAAGGAAGGCGACGAGGTGAAGGCCGGGCAGACGCTGCTGACCTTGGAGAAAAAGGACAATGCGCTCGCCATCCGCCAGAAGCAGCTGGAGCAGGAGAAGCAGGAGCTGTCGCTGCAGCAGCTCAAGAGGCAGTATTGGCAGGAGAGCGACGAGGACAAACAGGACGAGCTGATGCTGCAGATCGACAGCGCCAAGCTGTCGCTGGAGCAGCTCGAGGCGGAGATCGCCGATCTGCGGGAGGAGCAGAATGCCGCAAGCAAAGTCGTCGCTCCGGCGGCAGGCACGGTGACGGCGGTCGCGGTCGAGGCCGGGCAGGAGCTGAACGGCAGCGTCGAAGCCGTGACGCTCACTGATTACAGCGAGCTGTCGTTCACGATGAACGCGGATGAGCTCGACGTGCCCAAGCTGAAGGCGGGGCAGACGGCGGAAATCGTGCTGAACGCGCTGCCGGACGAGACGTTCGAGGGCGAGATTGCGGAAATCGCGCGCGAAGGCACGTCCAGCAACGGCGTCGCCTCGTACCCGGTGACGATCCGCTTGAGCCGTCTGGACGGCGTGCTGGCCGGCATGTCCGGCTCGGTCAAGATCGTGACGGAATCGGCGGAGGACGCCGTGCTCGTCCCGGTGGACGCGGTCGTGACGATGGCCGGCAAATCGTACGTGCGCGTGCCGGCAAGCGGCGCGGAAGCAGCAGCCGCAGGCAGCGCGGATGCGCCGGCAGCCGACGGAGCATCGGGCCAAGGCCCAGGCCAGCGGCAAGGGCAGCGTGGAGAGCGCCCGGCCGGAAGCGGGGAAGGCATGCCGGGAACGGAAGCCGCCGCTCAGGCAGGAACGGCCGGACAGCCGGAAGCAGCCGGTCAAGCTGGGGCGGCGATCCAGCCGGGGGCTGAAGGACAGCCGGAAGCGGCCGGACAGCCTGGAGCCTCGGCGGGCCAGTCCGGCAGCTCCCGCGCCTCGCGCATGGCTCTCGGCGGCCAGCTGAAGGAGGTCGAGGTCGGCCTCGTCAGCGAAGACTATGCCCAGATCGTCTCCGGCCTGTCCGTCGGCGATTCGGTGCTCGTGCCGCTGCCGACCGGCACGGTCGGCGGCTCGACCGGATCGTCCTCGACGCAGGGCGGCTTCCGCTTCGGAGATGGAGCGGGCAGCTTTGGCGGCGTCATGCCGGGCGGCATGGGCGGAGGCGGAGGAGGCTTCGGCGGCGGCATGAGCGGAGGGCGCAGCTGA
- the murA gene encoding UDP-N-acetylglucosamine 1-carboxyvinyltransferase has product MSKIVVRGGRRLEGTVRVHGAKNAVLPILAASLLATEGESVICDVPLLDDVLTIRQVLETLGAEAVIGEDRMTISAERLDSCEAPYEWVSKMRASFLVMGPLLARLGKVRISMPGGCAIGTRPIDQHLKGFEAMGAEITIGQGFVEASAPGRLKGAKIYLDVASVGATENIMMAAALAEGTTTLENAAKEPEIVDLANYLNAMGARVRGAGTGMIRIEGVDRLVGARHHVIPDRVEAGTFLIAAAITGGDVFVEGAISDHLGPVIAKLQEMGVQLTEEDTGIRVTADRPLRGVDVKTLPHPGFPTDMQSQMMALLLVSEGTSVVTETVFENRFMHVDEFRKMNANIKVEGRSAIITGGVPLYGAKVTATDLRAGAALICAGLVADGETEVGGLHHVDRGYVDIAGKLAALGADIRRTEMAEPAQEPLEPIVLPLLREPSEAEEVHVAAAAASEEDSYKAEEEVAIEDVEATLA; this is encoded by the coding sequence ATGAGCAAAATTGTCGTTAGAGGGGGCCGCAGGCTGGAGGGAACGGTGCGCGTTCACGGAGCGAAGAACGCGGTGCTGCCGATTTTGGCCGCCTCCCTGCTCGCCACGGAAGGAGAAAGCGTCATCTGCGACGTTCCCCTTCTTGATGATGTCCTGACGATCCGTCAGGTGCTGGAGACGCTCGGGGCTGAAGCGGTCATCGGAGAAGACCGCATGACGATCTCGGCCGAGCGCCTGGACTCGTGCGAGGCTCCCTATGAATGGGTCAGCAAGATGAGGGCTTCGTTCCTCGTCATGGGTCCGCTGCTCGCCCGCCTCGGCAAGGTGCGCATCTCGATGCCTGGCGGCTGCGCCATCGGCACGCGTCCCATCGACCAGCATCTCAAAGGCTTCGAAGCGATGGGAGCCGAGATTACGATCGGACAGGGCTTCGTGGAAGCATCGGCACCGGGCCGTCTGAAGGGCGCCAAAATCTACCTGGATGTGGCCAGCGTAGGGGCGACGGAGAACATCATGATGGCCGCGGCTCTCGCCGAGGGCACGACGACGCTGGAGAATGCCGCCAAGGAACCGGAAATCGTCGATCTGGCGAACTATCTCAACGCCATGGGCGCGCGCGTTCGCGGCGCCGGCACGGGCATGATCCGTATCGAGGGCGTCGATCGGCTGGTCGGCGCGCGCCATCACGTCATCCCCGACCGCGTCGAGGCCGGCACGTTCCTGATCGCGGCTGCGATCACGGGCGGCGACGTCTTCGTCGAAGGCGCCATCAGCGACCATCTCGGTCCGGTCATCGCCAAGCTGCAGGAAATGGGTGTGCAGCTGACCGAAGAAGATACCGGCATCCGCGTCACCGCAGACCGTCCGCTGCGCGGCGTCGACGTGAAGACGCTCCCGCATCCGGGCTTCCCGACCGACATGCAGTCTCAGATGATGGCGCTGCTGCTCGTATCCGAAGGCACCTCGGTCGTCACGGAAACGGTGTTCGAAAACCGCTTCATGCATGTGGACGAATTCCGCAAGATGAACGCCAATATCAAGGTAGAGGGCCGTTCGGCCATCATCACCGGCGGCGTGCCGCTGTACGGCGCCAAGGTAACGGCCACCGACCTGCGGGCCGGAGCGGCGCTTATCTGCGCCGGACTCGTCGCCGATGGCGAGACGGAGGTCGGCGGCCTGCATCATGTGGATCGCGGCTACGTCGACATCGCCGGCAAGCTGGCCGCGCTCGGCGCGGACATTCGCCGGACGGAGATGGCCGAGCCGGCTCAGGAGCCGCTGGAGCCGATCGTCCTGCCGTTGCTGCGCGAGCCGTCCGAGGCGGAGGAAGTGCATGTCGCCGCGGCTGCCGCTTCGGAGGAAGACAGCTACAAGGCCGAGGAAGAAGTCGCCATCGAGGACGTCGAAGCGACGTTGGCTTAA
- a CDS encoding DUF1146 family protein: MNSNQGIGEAFSSIGLVGLFSIVITICSILLAWYLLQELKLDHWFKHPRSPRARVLIAVLAVILGHLFARFILDYWSWTNVLKLI, encoded by the coding sequence ATGAACAGCAATCAGGGAATCGGAGAGGCGTTCTCCTCGATCGGCCTCGTCGGCCTTTTCTCCATCGTCATCACGATCTGCAGCATCCTGCTGGCCTGGTACCTCCTGCAGGAGCTGAAGCTCGACCATTGGTTCAAGCATCCGCGCAGCCCGAGGGCCCGCGTGCTGATCGCGGTGCTGGCCGTCATCCTCGGCCATTTATTCGCCCGCTTCATCCTCGACTATTGGTCCTGGACGAATGTGCTCAAGCTGATCTAA
- a CDS encoding S8 family peptidase, with amino-acid sequence MKRRLILAASHRRKRLAAAAAAVFLASVLVAGPAHPNEPVRVLDARSAPEPASRLTVAAAAQAGGAAQKEQQAYLRQIGALEALADRKKSSGMTVAIVDTGVDLQHPALKGRLLPGANLLQPGKPPQDDNGHGTSVAGVVAALLPQAKLLPVKALDENGYAEERGLGEAIRKALDKGARIIVLSVGLYHSSAYMADIVGQAERKGVLLVAAAGNDSLRFGSKTTVKYPAAYPTVLAVGGVAADGSPERRSSKGSEIDVAGSWRVFTAQLGGGYRFEEGTSMAAPQAAAAAALLWSKYPKLKPYEIRSYLRQTTKDTPPAGFDPATGYGLLRMEQALSSRYKADPHEPNDGRGQAASLPLGKQLSAVLAGGADRDWFVLDCPHDGSVKLRLQQLLSPGQAPAKLGLLLEQAEGSVEKKLEASNNVVVWRVKKGANRLRLQLQGAGAPKAAPYLLSSVFSMRPDDGEPNGRAEEATALADRSQSLKAGFHETDDLDWYKIQVKKAGKLRLQVEPGTMRMDAAFAYRRAGSPETAVDEAGEGAAEASASIQVTPGTYYVRVWDAAEPPYAPPEGFYTLTVERG; translated from the coding sequence ATGAAAAGACGGCTCATTCTCGCGGCGAGTCATCGCCGCAAGCGGCTGGCCGCCGCGGCGGCGGCCGTTTTTCTGGCGTCCGTGCTCGTCGCCGGACCTGCGCACCCGAACGAACCGGTTCGGGTGCTTGACGCGCGGAGCGCGCCGGAGCCCGCCTCTCGGCTGACGGTCGCAGCGGCTGCGCAGGCTGGCGGTGCGGCGCAAAAAGAGCAGCAGGCTTATCTCCGGCAGATCGGAGCGCTGGAGGCTTTGGCCGATCGAAAGAAATCGAGCGGCATGACGGTCGCGATCGTCGACACGGGCGTCGATCTCCAGCATCCGGCGCTCAAGGGACGGCTGCTGCCGGGGGCGAACCTGCTGCAGCCCGGCAAGCCGCCGCAGGACGACAACGGTCACGGCACGAGCGTCGCCGGGGTCGTGGCGGCGCTGCTTCCGCAGGCGAAGCTGCTGCCGGTGAAGGCCCTCGACGAGAACGGCTATGCGGAGGAGCGGGGGTTGGGCGAAGCGATCCGCAAAGCGCTGGACAAAGGAGCGCGCATCATCGTGCTGTCCGTCGGATTGTACCACTCCTCGGCCTATATGGCCGACATCGTGGGCCAAGCCGAGCGGAAGGGCGTGCTGCTCGTCGCGGCTGCGGGCAACGACTCCCTGCGGTTCGGCAGCAAGACGACGGTGAAATACCCGGCCGCCTATCCGACCGTGCTCGCCGTCGGCGGCGTCGCTGCGGACGGCTCTCCGGAGCGGCGGTCAAGCAAAGGGAGCGAGATCGATGTCGCCGGGTCTTGGCGCGTTTTTACGGCGCAGCTCGGCGGCGGCTACCGCTTCGAGGAGGGAACGTCCATGGCCGCTCCGCAGGCAGCCGCCGCGGCTGCCCTGCTGTGGAGCAAATATCCGAAGCTCAAGCCTTATGAAATTCGTTCCTATCTTCGCCAGACGACGAAGGATACGCCGCCCGCCGGCTTCGATCCGGCTACGGGCTATGGCTTGCTGCGGATGGAGCAAGCGCTCTCCAGCCGCTACAAGGCCGATCCGCATGAGCCGAACGACGGCCGCGGGCAAGCGGCCTCGCTGCCGCTCGGCAAGCAGCTGTCCGCGGTGCTGGCAGGTGGTGCCGATCGCGACTGGTTCGTGCTGGACTGCCCGCATGACGGCAGCGTCAAGCTGCGGCTGCAGCAGCTTCTCTCGCCTGGCCAGGCTCCCGCGAAGCTCGGCCTCCTGCTGGAGCAGGCCGAAGGATCGGTCGAAAAAAAGCTGGAAGCGAGCAACAACGTCGTCGTCTGGCGCGTCAAGAAGGGAGCCAATCGCCTGCGCCTGCAGCTGCAGGGAGCAGGGGCGCCAAAAGCCGCCCCTTATTTGCTCAGCAGCGTCTTTTCCATGCGTCCGGACGACGGGGAGCCCAATGGCCGAGCCGAGGAGGCGACCGCGCTCGCGGACCGCAGCCAGAGCTTGAAAGCGGGATTTCATGAAACGGACGACCTCGACTGGTACAAGATTCAGGTGAAAAAAGCGGGCAAGCTCCGCCTCCAAGTGGAGCCGGGCACGATGCGCATGGATGCTGCCTTCGCCTACCGTCGAGCGGGTTCGCCGGAGACGGCCGTGGACGAAGCGGGAGAGGGGGCGGCGGAAGCCTCCGCTTCGATCCAAGTGACGCCAGGCACCTATTACGTGCGCGTCTGGGATGCCGCGGAGCCTCCGTATGCGCCGCCGGAAGGCTTTTATACGCTGACCGTAGAGCGCGGCTGA
- a CDS encoding Dps family protein — translation MATSSASRTAKGTAKTQEGLNKQVATLGVLYMKLHSFHWNVTGPNFYTLHVKFEELYNAVTLMFDEAAERLIAIGGKPVSTMKGMLSLSSIKEATEKEDADAMVRAVIDDFGTIASEMKEAAEAAEQEDDAATADILTGMVEQLDKHRWMLEKFLG, via the coding sequence ATGGCTACTTCATCTGCCAGCCGTACCGCGAAAGGGACCGCCAAAACGCAGGAGGGACTGAACAAGCAAGTCGCTACGCTCGGCGTCCTTTATATGAAGCTTCATTCGTTCCACTGGAACGTGACCGGACCGAACTTCTATACGCTGCATGTCAAATTCGAGGAGCTCTACAACGCCGTCACCCTCATGTTCGACGAAGCGGCGGAGCGCTTGATCGCGATCGGCGGAAAGCCGGTGTCGACGATGAAGGGCATGCTGTCCCTGTCTTCGATCAAGGAAGCGACGGAAAAGGAAGATGCGGACGCGATGGTGCGCGCCGTCATCGACGATTTCGGCACGATCGCCTCGGAGATGAAGGAAGCGGCCGAAGCGGCGGAGCAAGAAGACGATGCTGCGACGGCGGACATCTTGACGGGTATGGTCGAGCAGCTGGACAAGCATCGCTGGATGCTGGAAAAGTTCCTCGGCTGA
- a CDS encoding YheC/YheD family protein has translation MPSVKKYVKRYKSRSLWGKLKVGRMLEKDPATASMVPAAKAFSLKQLIRMASRYDMLYIKPNIGSLGMGVHRLRRVADDRYELASVITRKQTMRSFRTLGAVYRHLKRTKSSRKLLIQRGIPLDQVDGRPYDLRAMVQRRPKGPWTCTAFTAKLASPSKIVTNVHQGAKLVMLPTLWEMQGLTASAAKANTDLIERKALTVSRSLSRRYKGMHEMGIDFAIDRSKKLWVLEVNTNHPQFRPVKKLDRAAYNRMASFARSYGRYDD, from the coding sequence ATGCCATCCGTGAAAAAATACGTGAAACGATACAAATCCCGCTCCCTCTGGGGCAAGCTGAAGGTCGGCCGCATGCTGGAAAAGGATCCCGCGACAGCTTCCATGGTTCCGGCCGCGAAGGCTTTTTCGCTCAAGCAGCTGATCCGCATGGCGTCCCGCTATGACATGCTGTACATCAAGCCCAATATCGGATCGCTCGGCATGGGCGTCCATCGCCTGCGCCGCGTCGCAGACGATCGATACGAGCTTGCCTCGGTCATAACCCGCAAGCAGACGATGCGCAGCTTTCGCACGCTGGGAGCCGTCTACCGCCATCTGAAGCGGACTAAATCCAGCCGCAAGCTGCTGATCCAGCGCGGCATTCCGCTCGATCAGGTGGACGGCAGGCCTTACGATCTGCGTGCGATGGTCCAGCGCCGGCCGAAAGGCCCCTGGACGTGCACCGCCTTCACCGCCAAGCTCGCTTCTCCATCCAAGATCGTGACGAACGTCCACCAAGGAGCGAAGCTCGTCATGCTGCCCACTCTCTGGGAAATGCAAGGCTTAACCGCCTCCGCCGCCAAGGCGAATACTGACCTCATCGAGCGCAAGGCGCTGACGGTCAGCCGCTCCCTGTCTCGCCGTTACAAGGGCATGCATGAGATGGGCATCGACTTCGCCATCGACCGTTCCAAGAAGCTGTGGGTGCTCGAGGTCAATACGAATCATCCGCAGTTCCGTCCGGTGAAGAAGCTTGATCGGGCTGCCTACAATCGGATGGCGAGCTTCGCCCGCAGCTACGGACGCTACGACGACTAG